The genomic interval tttaaaagtaaaatgcATTCAAAGTAAATAAGAAAGTGACTTTTACGACCAAATGTGGTTTTGCTTGCCGCTTTCCGGTTAATTCACATTTCTCATTGTTTCAAGTTAAGTAAACCAGTCGACGCCCCAAAAtgagaaaacaaattaaacccTCCGAATTGTGGTCGTTTGAGGTGAGCGATGGGCAAGTGATGTGTGATGGGGTTTGGGGTTTTGGGGTTTCGGGATTCCATGGGATGTGGTAATCCATAAGGTGGATGGGGTGGCGACTTTGAAGTAATCGGCACCGGTGACATTGCCCTACGGCTAAGCCTCATTTGTGGTTTAATTGTGTCGCCGGTTGGTCGTTCGGCTGCTGAAAGTCGATTATGTCAATATTGTCCTAGGTTTACGACGGCCCCACGGCTAATGGCTAATGGATGGTGCCAATTTGCTGCTGGATCCTCGGTGGGGGTTTGAGAATGCATATTTGCGATAAGCTGCAAGTTTGCGGCCAACTTGGCCGCAGCTCATATGCTAATTAGTGTGGCATACTTTAAGGCTCACCAATAGGCATTAAATCGGAAAAGTTTCACGTTTACGACGTGAAATGGGGGCGGCGGCTTTCAAACGCCCATATGCGAACAATAGCGCCATAAAGTTACTGTGGAAATGCATAAAAATCCGTTGGAATACATTTACGAATCGAATTACAAGCGAGTTGCGAAAAAAAAGGGCAGGAAATAAAAGGAGTAGCTGTACTGCTACACATTAAAAACgcataaaaatggcaaaataaaacactACAGCAGCCAAAACCGAACGAAAAAGCTACAAATAAAGTGGCTATGAACATAAAAATCTGGATGGCATTGCAGTTGTTCGAGGATAAGGAGGAGGCTCTTGCACAGAAGCCAATTGAagcaatcaattaaaattgatcAACGAAATTGAATCACGTGTTACAATTTTCCGCATCCACTTACATCGAGCATGTGGAGATGTAATAAAGTTACAATAAAATGCGGGGCCATTAAATTGTCTTAAGCTTAATGTTACTTTAAAGTGCTTTTGCGAAAATAACTTCAATCGCTGAGGAAATCTATTAGAGTTTTGGGATAAAAGTatgggtaaatatttattctttaCCTATACGTTGTTTGTAAATgtataattaacatttttcactGACCAAATTGGTCAAATGAAGTTAACAAAAAATACTAAAGGAAGTTTTACCTTTCTATTATGTCATTTGGAAATTCCGAAAGAGAATTTGCCAAATGCAAAGCAGAATCGCAACCGTTTTGCTAATGTAATTAACCAGTCTGCAAGTAAATGCACAAAGGCAAGAAATTAGTAAGGAAATAGTGTAGAGAAGGAATGGTAATGGCTCGCCTAGAAAGGGGTAAGAAAATTACAAACTGTTGGTCCAAAATGTCAACTTAAACTCTTTATGCACCGCCGGGAATAGGAAAAAAGCACCAAAATATAAGGAGCAAACCAACAGCAGCTGTCTTGGTCAGAAGGTGGCTAATTACACTGCACGGCAAGCAACGAAATGAAGCTGAAAAAAAGCGAATGGAAgggaaaaattaaatgcagtcCCTCGGGGGGCGGAATTTGTTTTGGTGAAGACATTAAACAGAAGCCAAGCCAGAAGCGGGAGAATTCCGGGCACGTAGGAGTCACAAAAAATAGTGATAcagaattaattaaaacaaaaattgcttaaggaaattgtattttatctATATTATTGCAGATCCCGAGACAGGGGAAATTACGCAGCTTGTCAGCAGCACATGATGCGAAAACTCCAACCAGCCACAGAACAATAACAGAATTCAGAAACCAGAAtacagaaaacagaaaacagagaACAGAGCCGGGCAAACTGGGCGAACTCATATTCAGTAaagttttgtgtgttttgcatAAAGTTCTGTGGATCTGGAAACCAAACATTTATACATGGCAGCCACTTGAATGTAACAAGCCAAAGTTCAAAGCTCAAACTTTTGCCCGCACTTCAAACACcgaagcagcaacaatgtTGAGCCCCCCATATCAAATTTccacggatacggatacggatgcATGTGCATGTGGTGCATTGAGTGTGGTCAGGGTGTATGAAGTTGGACAAACGAAAAGTTTGGCTCGCATAAAAGCAAAGGTGCCAGTTCAATCCCCAGAATGCCAGGAAAATGCTTTTCTCTATCAAGAattgtaaactttttaaattacaatatgGAGATTTTCCGTGTTTGCTTCACTTTATTTGTATCCGTATTGGGTGAAGTTATTAGTAATCAATTATATCTTTTGCAGAACCCGACATATGTCATCAACACAGCAGTTaccaaaatgaatttttttctTGTGTCTGAAAAAAGGGTGGAATCCTCAAAGGATGGTAAATTACTTAAGAGTTTCAATCCGTCTAACAGaccgaaattaatttaatagtGCCTAAAAGTATTCCATTTCGTAACCCTTAAATAACCGCAAAGTGTTTCAGTTTTTAAGCCCATTAGACCTCTAATAAACCCGCGTTTGAAGATGAATAAGAACTCTAAACGTCCAAAAGCGTAATGTTAAAGAGTTGCCATTTTAATTACTCGCAAGGAGTCGTACACAATTGGATAGAAAAGCCATTAGGACTGAAAATATACCCCACTCTCGGTGGGAAACAAataaagatacaaatataaatgccAGACTCTGTCAGCCAGATTTCAAGCTCAACTAATGAGTGACCATGCATAAACAAAAAGCgagggggaaaatgggaattCGGACTTAAGTCCATTGCCATGGACGAGCACCTTGCCGTGGGAGACGCTTGAATGTCTCAAGTCAAGCGGCTCCCTCGGCCAACACTTATTTTAATGAGAAATTCTAATTTCACCAATAACACAAAAGACATCCGGCAAAAatgcacaaacaaaaaaggtaaataaagaaagaaatgcGGCGAAAGATATTTCTGCTTTTCCCGGCAAGGAGCTGCCGTGATTGCTTTTCGCCACTCGTCCGTGACGAAAACAAAAGAGGCCGCTGTCTTTTCCCCTATCGGAAAAGGCGGAAAAGCCCCGAACGGAAAAAATACGAATTGCCTGCATAAAAATATCTTGAGTATTTGCTAGTCTGCAATTAAATGAGGGCTGGCTTCTCTGTTTCTCGTAGGAAAACGAGGCGACTGAGCTTAGCAATAATAATTACAGTTTGGCTGCGTTTGGGGATATTGCTGAAGTGTTGCTGGGGCTAAAGTTCTTCTGATTCAGATGGGAATGAATGGTGAGAATGGATATGGGGATAGGGTAAGGGGATCTGGGCATCAGAGAAGTCAGCACTCAGAACTGCCAGTAGAAACAACATAAAGAGCGTATTAAATtgacaaaaatgcaaaacaggAAATTAGGTATCATCTTGTAAGAATGagttgaataaataaattaaaaaatatgatatttaCAGAACTTACCAAAAActcaaattaaagaaaaagCACTTAAGCACAACTATTAAATGCATTGTTGGCCAtatcaatataatttgttttaacaTCTTTTCCTTAAAACCAAGCAGGATTCACTCTTTCGTTGAGTGATTCGAAGGAAGTCCAAGGATGTACATTTAACTAATGCGCCAAAAGAAGCAGCTTGCATTGCAATGCAATGTGACCCCCGAAAAGGGGAGACATGCCAACACTCCCCTTCGAAATGTTCCCCAAATGAATGGAGCTGAACTTGGCCAAGTCGAATTACAGTGACAGTTAAGGTAACGCAACGCATGGCAATGTACATAAAATGACACTGAGTGTCAGTTTCAATTAAACATGTTGACAGCTGTAAGGACACGGCCTGAACTCAGGAGCCAGCCCAAATATGCACTCCCCCAAATGGCACAGAGATACGATTGTCTATGTCTGGGGTGGATTTCTGGCCCTTGGCCATTTCGATTTTAATACAAGAAATTCCTGGCATTGTCGCCTGGCCATAAAGAAGTCGAAGGGAATACGTCGAAGAAGCCGAACTCGTATGACATCTTTATCGGGCAGAAAGAAGAATTTTTGCTGAGATTTTCAGGTTGTTTTTAGACTACTTGAGACCTTTCTATATTTTATGCATGCCTTGCATGGAAAAGGCCATCATTTTTTGACAGCAGTCAAAGAAACTGTATGCAGTTTTAAGtaattttatgtgtatttgttttaatttacattcaCAATGAACGATAAGACTTTCGTGCCAATTTTCTTCCTTGTCCTTTCCATCTTGATGCATTGACAACTTGTCAAACATTCTAATATCCTGTACAGCTTGTGTTGTGCATGTTGTCCTGATGTGAGCATTATGGGGgaatttgctttaattaaactGCATTCGTACATGATGCAAATAGAACGATTTTGCTGTTTGCATATTAATTCCAGTAATTCTAATTGAAGGCGACAGAAACCAAGAACATTTTCCAGTACTCTCAGGTGGGGCATGAACACGTGCCTATTAGAAATGGAAACCAGAGAGATCGCCATATTAGAGTTCCTCGACTCAGCAAACATTCAACATtcttttttgcatatttaaagaAATTGACACAGAGTCGAGCTCAAACTCTGAGGTTCTATTGCTCACTGCTGATTGCGAGTAGCTCGCCAATTTGTATCAGATCATTGTTACTTGCAAGCATTATCATACACTGTGGCTATTGTATTAGAGCTACATTAACCTGCCTACAATCTTTTCTGTAGATATGCTATAGTTGTGTGATAAAGGCAAACATCTTTCATTTCTATATAATTACATTTGGATCTGCGATTCTGTTTTGATTCTGATTTGACTAACTCTTTAGAAAGGCGGAAAATTACCTCAGAAATAAGTCAATACTTTTTGTATATAACTTTCACTAAGGTGTTAAAGTAAATGTGCTTTTATCTAAGGCTTTTGCATACTGTTTTACTCACGTGAGTGCTTCCATTAATGTCAAGGTAGTTGATTACTCTTTTATAACGAAAGCAGATTCTCCACATTTTGCTTATATGCCATAATgattttacaataaatatgaCTTTTCCGATCAAGTTAATATGTTATTGTATATAGGCgcatataaattttatttgtacaacatgaatatataaatcaaGTTAAGGTAAGGGATAAGATAAGATAACTATGTATTATTCAAGTGCCCATCCTTCACAAAGTGAATAgttaacaacaaataaaatcgAAGTGGCACAACTTAGCTTTTACCTGCACATTCCCTAGTAAAGCATGCATTTCTCGCTGGGATTCATGGCAGATCCCGCTGGACAGTTGAACTCTTTGGAGAACTCATTAAAGTTGGACAAGGTTCCAATGACACGGAACTTTCCTGGCGTGTGCTCGTCGGCAGATACCAGCATGGACTTCGCAAGGGGATGCACATCGTTGCACCAGATCTGCGCAAAGCTGACGAAGAACAGCTGGTTGGCGGCGTAGGGCAGCTTGGGCAGTGACtccttggccagcagctgaCTGACACTCGTGCCATTTGTCACTTGGGACTCGAACCACTTCCGGTAGGCTGCGTAGGCCAGCCTGGTTCCTCCATTGTCGGCAATGTTCTCCGTCTGGTCGGTGGTCTCCTTCAGCTGGATTCCATTGTACACATACCTGCCGTACTGCTTGGTGAAGCATTCATTTCGTTGCATGAAGTTGCTGCTGGACTTCTCATCCCACCAATCCCTTATGTTTCCCTTGTCATCAACCTGTCGTCCTCTATCTACGAATCCGTGGATTAACTCGTGACCAATTAGCGAGGCCAGGCTTCCAAACATAACCGCATTCGGATAGACCTCGGACCAAAGGTAGTAGGGCTGCAGCATGGCCACCGGAAGCTTGATGGCGTTCTGCAACACGTCGTTGCTCGGACTAAAGCTTAACATTACTGCTGGTTCAGCCGGTTTCGCCGGCTGGTAAAGCAGTTGCCGCATTTGCTTGGCACGCAGCTGCAGCACCTGGCCCAAGTTCTCCACATAGTCTGCGCCCTGCAAATTGAGGTCCGCAAAGTCCTCGGTTAAGTTCTGCTTAGAGTAGCTATTGACCTCCAGTGTCATGGCCTCCAACTTAGCGATGGCAATATTTCGAGTGGATCGCTCTATCCAATCCAGCTCCGGACTGGATAGCAAGGCCTCCCTAAAGTTGGACTTCATTTGATGCCACATGTTGTCAATTTCTCTAGAGGATTGCTCGTTTTGGTATCGGCGGTAGAACATGTTGTCCAGATTCTTGGCGAAGTACTTCTTGGTGTAGTACGCACAGGGCTCTTGCATCGTTTCCGAAGCCTTAGTTAATTTCAGTATAAACTCCCATATCAGACGGTAGAATATATAGTTGGCAACAGTGCGCTTTGGCGTACGCCTCATCACTTCGACCAAATTTCGCTGATAACGCCTATTGACTTCGTAGATCGGCTCGGAAATCTCCTCTCCCAAGCTCACGAATATGAATTGCTCTGCGTCGAAGGTGGAGGCATATCTCTCGCGCAATTCAGCGACGGTCAGAAGTTCGATCTTTTCTTTTGGGTCCTCGGGTTCTTCCTTGTCCTCAAGTCCATTGGCCAAGTCCACCTCGAAGTCAAACACTTCCTTAGCCGTTTTTTTTGCCAACTCCATCTCAACACCTAATAATCGCTGCAAAATTAACTCGATTCTACCCAGGTGAGTTTGACGGTAGAAGGCCATGTCGTTGTCCACATACATGGAACGGGTTTCCAGTGGGAATGTCTGCTCACCTACGAAGATACTGTTTCTTTGGCTATTGACGACGTCCGTGCCCACTTCTACTCGTATAATGGACGCAATTCCGTATCGGTGGCCAATGCGAGCAGTAGTCTCCACCCAATCAAAGTCGTCCTCGTGCCAGGAGGATCCCTCGAGCACCGGCATCGTTCCAAATTCGCCAATGATCTGCTTCAGCTTTTCCTTGTAGTTGAGCTTCTTAATCCGGAGGCAGGACTTGAAGAAGTGCTTCACCTGAATGTCCTCCGGAGTGTCGTGGGTATCGGTGGCTTTGTTGAGCATCTTCAATATCTTCCGGTTGAGACCGTTGCTCAGAGTGTCTAGTAATCCGGAGGTGCCCTTCTGCAAGTTCAAAGCCGAGTTGATGCGCTTGTAGTTGCCACAGGAGAATGCGTAGAAATCCGTGCACGGATCCGCCTTCTGGTCCATAAAGCTCTCGATCTCAGCAACTTTGGCTTGACGCAGTAGCTCCTTGATGTAGGGCGTGTCCTGGTGGAATGCATCCTCGTCTGTGGGGGCCGCTAGAACCAGCGCACTTAGGACGTGGCCAGCAATCAAAATGTAGAGCAATTTCATCGTCTTGTGCTTcgtttgaaatgaaatatttgaataaactGTGTGGTTAATCTATTGCCGAAAAAAGAATTGGCGAGCCTAGGCTAATCGCTTTATTGCTTCTTTCAGCTTAGAGGTGGTAACTAGACTTAGTTGGGGCTGAGCATAGTTCTTCAGACATGGGAAGACCTCTTAGAAGTTCATGCTAAATGTTTACTtagcttttaaatttattccaGAGTATATAATGGAAATTCTATCGTCtttaataaaatgcaaagcaCAGCAATTAACCGCTAGTACTAATTTCTGACGGCATTAAGTGACCTTAGCATTGCACCCAGTTATAACACCATGACGTGAACTGTATTCCAATCACGCACTCCCCTCTAACTTGGGATAGTAGCATGGGATCAGCGACCGCGCGGGTGATAAGAAAGAGCTGAAACAGCGCTTCCGCAATGTGCAGCactgaaaataatttcaagCCTACATTATTTTATAGGCGTGACAGCTCAaccttaaaaatataaaatatgtcaTGGAAACATATTGAAACGGTGAATAAAATAGGCAAAGATACATGGTTACAAGTACAAATCGGGCCAGCGGGTGAATTCAGATATCTCTCAGTGCAGTTTAATCTCAATTCTAGTCGCAGAGAGTGGGTCCGAGAGGGTTCAGTCGCTCTCGGAGTGTTCGCTATGGAGAACTTTGGTTGCTGTTGCGCCAGCTGGTCGGAAGTGGTCGAGGTCACCTGCTAACTGGTCAGCCTGCCACTGACCTGCGCATCCAGGAGCGGGAGCAGCTGATCTCGTAGGACAACGACACCGCCTACGTCCGGCGACTGATGCGTGTATCCAAGTCCGCCGAGATGAGCAGCTATATGCTGCAGGACGCGGATGCAAGCGACAACTTCTACGACTTCAGCTGCGGAAATTAGCCCCAGATCAATCCCGCCACATTTCCCGTCGTATCCGGGATaagggcgttagagtgggcgtggcaaagttTTTCTTCAAGTTAAATTAgattagaaatttacaagactaatacaaaaatgcaaaaatatcaaatcatcggcaacatgggtcaatgATCTTGCCCTGCGTCTATGGCACTGGAGCAGCTattatagttcctgagatctcgacgttcatacggacagatcgactcggctattgatcctgatcaagaatatatatactttatataatCGGAAACGCTACCTTTTGActcttacatacttttcaacgagtcTAGTATACCCGTTAACTCAACGAGTAGCGGGTATAAAAATTGGACTTTTAAACAGGATTAGGGGTAATATCTAAAAGTCTTGTTTTTTGGCAGGAGTA from Drosophila yakuba strain Tai18E2 chromosome 3L, Prin_Dyak_Tai18E2_2.1, whole genome shotgun sequence carries:
- the LOC6534239 gene encoding neprilysin-4 — translated: MKLLYILIAGHVLSALVLAAPTDEDAFHQDTPYIKELLRQAKVAEIESFMDQKADPCTDFYAFSCGNYKRINSALNLQKGTSGLLDTLSNGLNRKILKMLNKATDTHDTPEDIQVKHFFKSCLRIKKLNYKEKLKQIIGEFGTMPVLEGSSWHEDDFDWVETTARIGHRYGIASIIRVEVGTDVVNSQRNSIFVGEQTFPLETRSMYVDNDMAFYRQTHLGRIELILQRLLGVEMELAKKTAKEVFDFEVDLANGLEDKEEPEDPKEKIELLTVAELRERYASTFDAEQFIFVSLGEEISEPIYEVNRRYQRNLVEVMRRTPKRTVANYIFYRLIWEFILKLTKASETMQEPCAYYTKKYFAKNLDNMFYRRYQNEQSSREIDNMWHQMKSNFREALLSSPELDWIERSTRNIAIAKLEAMTLEVNSYSKQNLTEDFADLNLQGADYVENLGQVLQLRAKQMRQLLYQPAKPAEPAVMLSFSPSNDVLQNAIKLPVAMLQPYYLWSEVYPNAVMFGSLASLIGHELIHGFVDRGRQVDDKGNIRDWWDEKSSSNFMQRNECFTKQYGRYVYNGIQLKETTDQTENIADNGGTRLAYAAYRKWFESQVTNGTSVSQLLAKESLPKLPYAANQLFFVSFAQIWCNDVHPLAKSMLVSADEHTPGKFRVIGTLSNFNEFSKEFNCPAGSAMNPSEKCMLY